The DNA window AAGTACTTACAAGAGATAAGTGATGTTTATTAAAGAGattaacaatattatttagCTCTTATCAGAGGTTGAAAATGTATAAAGGGAGGCTATGAAATCCAGATCTCTTTGGATTCCTGAAcccctttattttttaatttgataacagGTGTTCTCTCTGATACACATATCTTCGAGACATCAAAGCTAAACACTGGTCAAAAAAGGGAAAATGGTGTTGTAATTGataagttttgaaaatatcatttcttatttcatttctttcttaGGTGACCCAGTGTCGTAGGAAGATTGCTCAAGAGCTGATGTGTGATGGAGAGGAAGTGTACAGTCTGTGTCAGGGAATAGAGTTCTTGTTTACAGCTCAGTGTGTTCTGGAGAGCTGTAAATCTCACTGCCAGAACTTACAGGTATTTactgtcaaagaaaaaaaagttttttgtgtGTAGCTTAGTGTCTACTATATTGATGATAAAACACAGCTAGTCCCTTCCATGTGGTGTTATCAGCTACTGCTTCATAAATCTCCAAGTACCGGTATCTTTGTTCATTATTATGCCCCTTGGTGGGTACTTGGGTAGTGTTGATTAGTGGTGTGGcctttgtttcattttctgtcGGTGTGATCTTTATATATGATTGTATGGTTATGGCCTTTGATAGGTAATATTAGACAttgatatttgttaatttcattattattgtTGTTGTGATCCTACAGACAGTGGAGTGGTGGATGCTGAGGAGTGTGTATGTGTATCAACAGATTCTGGAGGATAAGTGTGCCTCCCTCAGAGAACAGATGCACACTCTGATTGATACAGGTGAGTTCAGGTGAAATATCAGTTAATTACAAAACCAGTTACTCAAGATAAACATTATGATAAGATTACTAAATTGTTTATTCAGGTGAAATACAGTAGGAGAAAATAAGTTACCAAAAGATACACCTTTGAATGAGATTTTTATTCTGTAAGTCCAGAGGCAAGTTCAGCAGAGCAGGTGCTTGTGAGCAATCACCCCCAAGGTCCCTTTATCTGTAACACAAGTTTTGGTTAACACTAGGTAGCAGCCCCTCTGCTGAGTATGCCGCAGGAAAAGTATCATTCACGTACACGTACCAGTGATTGCTACAAACGATTTTTTATAAGTCATGATATCTTGTGAGTTTGACAGATCTCAACATTTTTGTTTCTGTTGGTAGTCTCCAAGAAAGAGCCATTGATGACAGATGATGCTAACAGGTGAATATCAAAAGTTGTTAATAGTTAACTATTCACAAATAGGAAAAAACAGGTACATTCTCATGAAATGGACATTTAATGTaccaggtaaaaaaaaaatttcaaatgctaAATGAAAGATGATTGAATGTTGGATGAATGTAGAGCAGATTGGGAgtgaatatttaagaaataatgcAGATTGAATGCTGAACACAGCTTGATGAATGGCGAGTAAACAGGACAGACCAGACAAAGGCACAAAGTAATTGGTAAATGCAAGAAGTTACAAACACTGTTACAAAGTTAAGAAACAAGAAGTAAAAGGTggagaaaaataaaagcaaaggcTGAACGAATGGTAACAACAGTGAAACCTTTGTGAACTCAAAGAGTGAATGGTGGGCTCAGTACACATGAAATGAGTGAAAGATATTCCTAAAGTTGGATGAGTGAATGCAAAAACTGGAAAATAAAGCTCTCAATGGCTAAACACTATTTCCTGTTTATACATATGTCAGGGAGCTAGTGGTCCAGTATCACATGGAGGTTGGTTACATCTGTCACACGTTCTATGATTACAAGTTGGCTCATGAACACTTAATGGCGGCCAAGAAATGTACAGGACTACAGATCAGTTTAACTGGTAAGCCTCGGAAAATTTATCCAAAATAGTGTGCATTTCAGATCAGTTTTGTCTTTGCTTTCTTTCAAATTATACTTTGACagcttttttgcaaaattttaagtCCATCTAtcattaaatgttcattaaattcaTTGTAAGGTGCTATGGGAAAAAGAACAAGATTTCAGACAGACGACAAAGCTCAGCTTCTCCTTAAAGTCACAAGGGAGGGAGGCCCAAAAGAGGAGAACTACATCAAAACAAGGATTCCTAAGGTGAGAGGACTCTAATGTTAATACCAAGGCTCTGACATGCACAGAATCATTACATTGTAAGCTTTAGAACTTCTTGCCAAAATATGGCTTGCACTTTTAGATTTTGAATTTGGATGATGACACAGTGTTGGATAAAATTAGTTTGACTGAACCGGACACAGAGTTTGCAGTTGACATGTCACCTGTGGAACAAGCCGTTGTCTTAGCAACCATGTAAGTCAAGGTCATACTCAGTCTCAACATTTGTGTGTGTAATAAGTATGTAGTATTCTATACTTTTAAATTGCATGAAATGTGATTAGttgaacaattttaattttttagggAGGATCATTTGCGGACGCATGCCAGTCAGGAGAAGCTGACAGAGGAGGAGGCAGCAGCACACATAGAGGTGATTCCCGGGGACTAGTCACTGACCAGCAGAAGTCAGCTGACCCTGCTTTATACTAACACTATTACAGGTATAGGTGACCACTCTCACCTGTATTTCTTTTCATTGTAGTGCATCCTGTCCCAAGCTAAATGCTGGAGTGTGACCTTGGCCTCTCTGTATCGAAGGTCAAGTCTCGAGAAAGGAAGCAGGCGGCGAGTGGAGAGATCCATGATGCAAATAGAGGTCAGTTCTGCTTCATGGTAACTCGTCAAGTAGTGGTATGCATCAAAATGTCGGTAGTTATCAGATCAGTGTGGTGTGTTTTATTCATGATTTTGCCATTTTTACGTTGAAGGAGATCGTGAATCAGAGGAAGTCCAGTGATCCCCCGGCAACAGAGCGActttacttgttttattctgtgAAGATTCCTCCCCTCTGGAAATTGGAGGTAAGTCCTCTAAACCTTGGAATACAAATCTATGTTTACTAAAGGTATCAGCGAACACAGTGAGACTTTGTTAGTAATAGAcatgatataataataatacaagtGTATAAGGCCTTTTATTTCAGGTTTTGTCTACATcataaaattcaattaatttattGAGAGTTCCTGTTAGCCAATCAAACATTAGGCTAGAGTACCATAGTTtagaatgttttattttaatggaTGACCTGTATAAGTTTGAGCATGGTATTCTGTGTAGATCTGTTATTATTGCTGTTCAATGTTTGACAGAGGCAGCTGGCAGAGCTCCTATTAAGTATCGGGGCGATCGGCAGCGCTGTAGAAGTATTTGAAAGACTACAACTGTGGGAGGATGTAATCATGTGCTACAAAAGGCTTGGGAAAATGGGAAAGGTAGGTGTATTCAACTTATACCATGCCATGTTAAACCTCTATCAGGTTttgataatacaatattgtaaactGATCTATGCAAAACCTTGCAAAAAGGTAATTTAAGTTTAGGTGCATTTGATATGTACCGGgtatgccaaaaaataaaaagaacttttaagTATATGATGtcatttatatcattattttcagGCCGAATCTATAATTCGAGACCAACTAGCGATACAGGAGACCCCTAACCTGTGGTGTTTCCTTGGTGATGTGACAAGAGACATCAGTCATTATCAGAAGGCGTGGGAGATGTCCGGACACAGACACGCCCGCTCCCAGCGGTGTCTGGGCTACCTCTACATGGGGCAAGAGGAGGTATTACCAGTCACAACCGGTCGACAGTGTTCACTTATGTCGGCTCGTGGAGCTGGTCATGATATGTTGGACAACATTTAGTCTCTAATTTTCTAAACAGAAACTTAGTGATAACATTTGTTcatttgacaaaataatttgatcTGTTTATCTCTGCAATAGAATTTcatttatgataataaaaaaaacatgagaaTATCAGTTTGaatcaaaaaattaagtttacCAAGAATTTAGAGCTCCCCTTTTCTTCTGTACCAGTGAATCTTCTGTTTtcagatatatatgtacatgtagtttgaagTTAAAGAGATATTAAAGTTCTCTTATTGTTTTGACAGTATGAGAAATGCATTGAGTGTTTCCAGAAATCCCTCAGTATTAACTCGCTCCAAGTAAGTAGAGCTCACATATTAACCTacagattttttaatttctatacCAGTACATTTCTAAGCAGTACATTGAGCTATACTTTCTGTGTTTTACAGGTTCCTGTCTGGTTTACATTTGGTTGTGCCTGTATGGCGGCCAAGAAGTTCCAGGAGGCTGTAAAAGCCTTCAAACGATGTGTTAATATTGACACTGATGTAAGTCTTTAGTTAAAATTGGTGCATTGTTATCCAAAACGGTTCATAGAAAGTCAAAGATAAGATGAGGCTTTCCTTGCTTTTACAGAACTTTGAGGCCTGGAATAACATGGCATCAGCCTACATACAACTCAAGGACAAGTAAGTTAAGTTAATTAGCATGCTTTTACCCAAATTGTCTAGAATATTTGTCATTTGtctaaaaaattgtttcatttaccAGGAAAAAAGCCTTCCTGACATTAAAAGAATCCATAAAATGTAACTATGAAAACTGGAGAGTATGGGAGAACCTTTTGGTGGTTAGTACTACCTTTCACCTCGCCATTTTATCTAATTTACCCTTTATGGTATGCTTATGACCCTAACACTATTTTGATGTAGTGAAAGCCAAgccaaattatttttaactttggtCAAAATGGAAAAAGTAATAAAGAAGCTTGAGAAAATTATCAAAGCTTTAAAACTATTACGATAATTAAAGaactgaagaagaaaaaaataaaggtgTTGAAAATTATATACCAGTATGTGAAGGTCAAATCAAATAAACACATGGTGATTTTATTCAACACTGGTTATACGTTCATTTTGTTACAGGTGGCCACGGATTGTGGTGAGTTCCAGGAGGCCATTAAAGCCTACCACCGACTGATTGACCTCAGAGAAAAGTGGGCGGATATTGAGGTACTACAGGAAACAGGAAGTTAGCTATACTTTGATTGATCATTTCTAAAGTATTCATCAATTAATACACATGTAATCTACCCTAGCTTATAATTGTTTTTGGCTATGAAACAATTCATAGGTcatataaaaatgcatatacGAGTCTTCCTAAATTTCAGGTTTTGAGAGTTTTAGTGAAGGGCTGTACAGGGGACTACAGGGACTCCCAGGGAAATCCTTTTAGTCACCACAAGCAAGCTCTGAAGGAACTGTTTGGAAGGATCACCTCAAAGGTAGGACACTCACCGTGGGAATGAGTGAT is part of the Crassostrea angulata isolate pt1a10 chromosome 3, ASM2561291v2, whole genome shotgun sequence genome and encodes:
- the LOC128178550 gene encoding tetratricopeptide repeat protein 27-like isoform X1, with protein sequence MGDEIKHLRELETSVLSVTPKKSTDQSNDQDNNEIVNYILCGDYDRIFHLAIVRALLDNSHQQPLSQVKAAVAENVKKVITQTDKQTVECELEILCVAIACLQTFVCQNWLGPSTGVSDEIVKLLSGSKDVTQCRRKIAQELMCDGEEVYSLCQGIEFLFTAQCVLESCKSHCQNLQTVEWWMLRSVYVYQQILEDKCASLREQMHTLIDTVSKKEPLMTDDANRELVVQYHMEVGYICHTFYDYKLAHEHLMAAKKCTGLQISLTGAMGKRTRFQTDDKAQLLLKVTREGGPKEENYIKTRIPKILNLDDDTVLDKISLTEPDTEFAVDMSPVEQAVVLATMEDHLRTHASQEKLTEEEAAAHIECILSQAKCWSVTLASLYRRSSLEKGSRRRVERSMMQIEEIVNQRKSSDPPATERLYLFYSVKIPPLWKLERQLAELLLSIGAIGSAVEVFERLQLWEDVIMCYKRLGKMGKAESIIRDQLAIQETPNLWCFLGDVTRDISHYQKAWEMSGHRHARSQRCLGYLYMGQEEYEKCIECFQKSLSINSLQVPVWFTFGCACMAAKKFQEAVKAFKRCVNIDTDNFEAWNNMASAYIQLKDKKKAFLTLKESIKCNYENWRVWENLLVVATDCGEFQEAIKAYHRLIDLREKWADIEVLRVLVKGCTGDYRDSQGNPFSHHKQALKELFGRITSKVVGESEIWRLYAELINSVPGQTAETQQKVLQYLQKSQRCLTQELNWEKSVDKCKNVGEQSLELADLYLSFCDKSLSTQESLSLLQSAKMMLKSTQAKIKMAHLDPMTESLPEELNELVNKMETKQQEIISCVNKLKQ
- the LOC128178550 gene encoding tetratricopeptide repeat protein 27-like isoform X2, giving the protein MCDGEEVYSLCQGIEFLFTAQCVLESCKSHCQNLQTVEWWMLRSVYVYQQILEDKCASLREQMHTLIDTVSKKEPLMTDDANRELVVQYHMEVGYICHTFYDYKLAHEHLMAAKKCTGLQISLTGAMGKRTRFQTDDKAQLLLKVTREGGPKEENYIKTRIPKILNLDDDTVLDKISLTEPDTEFAVDMSPVEQAVVLATMEDHLRTHASQEKLTEEEAAAHIECILSQAKCWSVTLASLYRRSSLEKGSRRRVERSMMQIEEIVNQRKSSDPPATERLYLFYSVKIPPLWKLERQLAELLLSIGAIGSAVEVFERLQLWEDVIMCYKRLGKMGKAESIIRDQLAIQETPNLWCFLGDVTRDISHYQKAWEMSGHRHARSQRCLGYLYMGQEEYEKCIECFQKSLSINSLQVPVWFTFGCACMAAKKFQEAVKAFKRCVNIDTDNFEAWNNMASAYIQLKDKKKAFLTLKESIKCNYENWRVWENLLVVATDCGEFQEAIKAYHRLIDLREKWADIEVLRVLVKGCTGDYRDSQGNPFSHHKQALKELFGRITSKVVGESEIWRLYAELINSVPGQTAETQQKVLQYLQKSQRCLTQELNWEKSVDKCKNVGEQSLELADLYLSFCDKSLSTQESLSLLQSAKMMLKSTQAKIKMAHLDPMTESLPEELNELVNKMETKQQEIISCVNKLKQ